The Lewinellaceae bacterium DNA window AACGGGACAGCACACTGAAATACCTGGAGTTGGCATTCACTACACGAGACAGTCTAAGCCAGGAGAAAATAGCAAACCTAACTCAGTACCAGAATATCTCTTTTGGTGAACAATTACGACTCGAAGAATTGGAAAAGGGAAAGCTACTAACCCAAAACAGGATAAGATTTTATTCACTATTTGCCGGGTTGATTTTTATTCTGATTGTGGCACTTATTCTTTACCGCAATGCCCGTCAGAAACAAAAAGCCAACACCATCTTGATGACCACACTACATGAATTAAAAGCAACCCAATCCCAACTCATCCAGTCCGAGAAGATGGCCTCCCTGGGTGAGCTCACAGCCGGTATCGCGCATGAGATCCAGAATCCCTTGAATTTTGTGAATAATTTCTCAGAGGTGAATACGGAACTCCTTGAAGAGCTCCTGAGTGAAAGGACTAAGGAAAAAGATGAAAGGGACGAAACGGTGGAAAGTGATTTACTCCAGGATATCCGGGAGAATGAGCTCAAGATCAACCTGCATGGTAAACGTGCAGACGCCATTGTAAAAAGTATGCTGCAGCATTCCCGTACCAGTTCGGCTGAAAAAGAACTGACGGATATAAATGCATTGTGCGATGAATATTTGCGATTATCCTACCATGGGATGCGGGCCAGGGATAAATCGTTTAATGCCG harbors:
- a CDS encoding GHKL domain-containing protein: MTTLHELKATQSQLIQSEKMASLGELTAGIAHEIQNPLNFVNNFSEVNTELLEELLSERTKEKDERDETVESDLLQDIRENELKINLHGKRADAIVKSMLQHSRTSSAEKELTDINALCDEYLRLSYHGMRARDKSFNADFKTDFDESLPKIKVIPQDIGRVVLNIFNNAFQAIQDVENPTVSVSTKLLDNRIEIRITDNGPGIPENIRDKIFQPFFTTKPTGQGTGLGLSLSYDIVKAHGGSIGVKSHEGKGSVFTIQLPLS